In the genome of Choristoneura fumiferana chromosome 21, NRCan_CFum_1, whole genome shotgun sequence, the window AATCTTTCCATACCTACGCGGTAAAGTGTGTATGAGTTGTTGACCCTAATGGTCATAGCATTATAGGTTTAGTTGCGGGGGAGCCGCGCGCTGAGAGGTACTCAAGCCTAGAAGGGAAGCAAGTTTGAGGGCCCTACAGGATGTGTGGACGTTAGCTACGGCAGTGGCTGCGTGCTGTCGAGTGAGGGCATGAAACTAAAGATGGTTTAGCAGTCAAGCTTAAAACGATTGAattaatttttatgaataaaaatagcaacaaatcttagacattttaacGTGCTggcgtttacggcacgtcactgcgattccgtattttaagcagcgcgcagcggtgtggagagcatgcgattaAAACGGTGCgaatacggtgcgtcactgcgattctgtgccgtcaccgttttttaagcagcggtttggtcgcaagTTGCCGCAGAagtaaattttctttttatagtgtCCGTGATCCAACATGTGTGCAAACTCATAGATGAGTGGCGATTTTAAAGCTGGCGCAAACTTTTCGAAGTTCCATATAGTCCCAGTATGGATTACAAATTGTGTTTCATCATAACTTTGACAGCGAAATTAAATTCAAGAAGTTAACTTGTTTAAGCTTCCCAGAATTGCCATCGCTATTAGCAATTACTTTTGGCAACATATACAATTTACTTTCGTAAAATATATTGCACACCTAGTTCAAATTATTTTGTGATCTTTAAACTCAAATGTTTGtcgttttaatttcttacttgaGGATTTGAGAGAATTCAATACGTGGataattagggttccggagccaaaatggcaaaaatagaacccttatagtttcgccatgtctgtctgtctgtctgtccgtccgcggctttgctcaaggactatcaatgctagaaagctgtattttgcacgaatatatatgtaaactatgccgacaaaacggtacaataaaaaaaaaaacaaaaaaattttttttagagtacctcccatagacgttaagtgggggtgatttttttctcatcctatcCTATAGtttggggtattgttggattttaaaaccattaggggtttgctaagacgatttttcgattcagtgattttttttgcgaaatattcaactttaaagtgcaaattttcaataaaatcgagcgaaattttataaaatagaaTAGGCCTTAGCTCTACTTTTGTATCTGTTTCCCAAATGCCGACTAATAGATacattacatattaaattacATGCACGTATTGTCggctataatttattttaatattaacgaCCCAATTACAATGAATTAATTACCTGAGGCCATAATTAATTTACCGCAGGACGGGTGTTTCACATTGACAACAAACTTTCTTAATTTTCCTACATCGTAATTAATACGCCAACAGTTTACGCAGTGAATATTTTAACAGCTATGACTTATTTTGTTATCGATGCGAGTAATTAATTGGCTCTCTTTTATTTTCACTCAATATACGGCCGAGAACAAACGTACAGTTTGTACTATCGCTAATTTTCAGAGTATAACCCTCACCTAAAATATTCTAAAATGTCTATAAGTACGAAGGTCTTGCTAAGAAAATTTTGTAAGTACGTGTATTATGCAGGTGCTGGGAACTGTTGGTATGAAGATATACACCATGAATCGATCGTTTACAAATTAtatagttttatttcttttgccATTTACACAATGATGATTTACCTTGAAAACGTTGCTGCCGCTTTCGGTTCATTTCCCGCCGTGGAAAAAAATTCAGCTGTCATGTTTGCGGCCATCCACAACATCGTGCTGACTAAAATGTTTCTGTTGTTGTACCACAAAGACTCCATAAAAAAGTTGAATCGAGAAATGGCTACTGTCGGGGAAAATTTCGAGGAGGAAAAAGTAATGAAGAAGCAATACTGGAAGGTTAAATATGGAGTTCTGATTTATGTCGTGTCAGTTTACTTGTCTCTTATTGCTTACGGTGTTGAGAGTACCAGAAAGGCGATTGTCGAAGGTAAGGATTGCTTTTACGAGAACTGCTGTTAAATAGTTACCTAATCGTATGTCTTTTGAAATTATAataagtactatttttttttgcgatttAGGTGCACCTTTTTACACAGTTGTGACGTATTTTCCCTACTACGAGGACACGTCGATGATAGCTGCTGTATTCCGCGTCTTTTTCTACTTAACTTGGCTGTACATGATGTTGCCGATGATGTCTGCAGACTGCATGCCAATAACTTTCCTAATTTGCATCACATTCAAGTTCATCACACTGAGACGCCATTTTGAGAAAATTCGAGAAAAATTTGACAAAGATATGTTGACGATAGATAAAAAAGACGCTGCAGAGAATCTACGATCAGGCTGTCTTGAAGGAATACTAATGCATCAGAAACTTATGTTGTAAGATAAATCATATTGTAATCAACATACTGTCTTGAATGCGTATAAGCATTTTACTGATTTTCACCCAGTTAGgtacttgaaataaataacgCATTTAAGAgctatacatacattttatgtacctacttcgGTCAGTGACTTGAACGCTACAGTTACTGTGAGTTCATTTAACGTTTATGTATTACTATAGACTACTATGAGCAatcatattatgtatttaaggtTTTGGTTTGGTAAGTGAACGCATATAAAAATGCGTTTGAACCACTGAACGAAGTCGTGGTGGAAGTACGGATAAAATGCCGACGGGATTGATTGTATTTTTCTATAGATAGATTGTATTTTTTAGCCTGGCTGATGAAATAAACCGCGTTTTCGGAATAATAATGTCGCTTCAAGTTTGTGAAAGTTCTGCCGTAGCAGTTTTACTTCTACTGCGTTTAGCGGtgagataataaataatataccatATACCTAGTGGGTATAgagtgaagaccaaaaagtagcacaccttaacgcaggtagCTAGAATTACTATTAacttttccattgtgacacgaaaattaatcatacacatttattttcgtgtcacaatggaaaaaaaataatagtaattttaacttcctgcgttaaggtgtgctactttttggtcttcacccttaaAGGATCGCTCAGGTTGTTCTCCGCAgtctaatatttttacaagcttttctttaacttgccctgtttatttatgtatttgtttgcttgggtcaaatcttggaagctaaatttgacccactaccagtggtccgattgacttgaaatttggcatacttatgtaaatctggtgacaatacaataatctggtagtgaaatcctggtacaCCGGccagaactcctcaacggttaatagcatagaCTTGGAATGAGTGaggaccaaaaagttgcacaccttaacgccggtagttagaattactattaacttttccattgtgacacgaaaattaatcataattttgtatggataattttcgtgtcacaatggaaaataataattttatagaaaatagtaattttaactacctgcgttaaggtgtgccactttttggtcttcacccaaatttggtacggaaatgtagcttggacgacaatgcaagtacagttaacaaaaagtacagtcagcataaagCTTGTAtccatgtaatttttaacaaaaaaatatttctattaatttcagctGTCACCACACTTGGATTTAACTAATGCTTTCATGACGTACACCTTTGTGAGTTCGCTGTTCATTTTACTCGCTCTTAATCTTTGGAACGCCGGCGAGATCACTTATCAGGTGAATAAATATTGCTGAATAAACAGAATGGAAATTCGCAGGGTTAAAAGCTTATCTGCTTTATAAATTCTTTGTTGCTGATCTTATATGTATACTTAAGTCAAAGATTTTTTGCGTTTAAATAATTTGCATTTCAACTCGGCGTGCCTACTCGTACATAACGCGCTGATTAATCACAAGTTACTGACTTCGGTTGAGTTCTTTTTAAGGTTCCGCAGTCTTCAGTcaagaaaatattattgtttccaAGCCAAGTCtgactgtccgtccgcggcttagctttgctttaataattattataaatatataaaatataattataaaaaaacgtttattggGTAATGATACATCAGTAATTAACATGGTGTTTGAGCCCTCCTAGTAGGTATAACATACCTGTATCAGGTATATCTAACTAAATAATTAACATAACTTACTCATATTAATGTTAACAATGTCGACATAATGgtaaaataacggtaaaaacttttttagggtaTTTCCCCTGGAaaacccttgaaatgtcgacaaactatcagttaaaagtcaacgtttcctattttttcatttcatcgaatattctttacattacattaaaaatgattaaaataagtagttttaaatcactgatttttaatttctggaaatattatttaatagatagtttatttggcagaacttcatttcatatttaattatttcatacttttttggatga includes:
- the LOC141439656 gene encoding uncharacterized protein isoform X1, with the protein product MSISTKVLLRKFCKYVYYAGAGNCWYEDIHHESIVYKLYSFISFAIYTMMIYLENVAAAFGSFPAVEKNSAVMFAAIHNIVLTKMFLLLYHKDSIKKLNREMATVGENFEEEKVMKKQYWKVKYGVLIYVVSVYLSLIAYGVESTRKAIVEGAPFYTVVTYFPYYEDTSMIAAVFRVFFYLTWLYMMLPMMSADCMPITFLICITFKFITLRRHFEKIREKFDKDMLTIDKKDAAENLRSGCLEGILMHQKLMFLADEINRVFGIIMSLQVCESSAVAVLLLLRLALSPHLDLTNAFMTYTFVSSLFILLALNLWNAGEITYQASLLSHAVFYCGWHLCEPDRRPHRDVRRLVLIACAQAQKPLVLKAFGIQDLSYSTFVSVSYHYHLKPEDIHFEQRPPSKNSAMNDKLGSFLEGLLPH
- the LOC141439656 gene encoding uncharacterized protein isoform X2; translated protein: MSISTKVLLRKFCKYVYYAGAGNCWYEDIHHESIVYKLYSFISFAIYTMMIYLENVAAAFGSFPAVEKNSAVMFAAIHNIVLTKMFLLLYHKDSIKKLNREMATVGENFEEEKVMKKQYWKVKYGVLIYVVSVYLSLIAYGVESTRKAIVEGAPFYTVVTYFPYYEDTSMIAAVFRVFFYLTWLYMMLPMMSADCMPITFLICITFKFITLRRHFEKIREKFDKDMLTIDKKDAAENLRSGCLEGILMHQKLMFLADEINRVFGIIMSLQVCESSAVAVLLLLRLALSPHLDLTNAFMTYTFVSSLFILLALNLWNAGEITYQASLLSHAVFYCGWHLCEPDRRPHRDVRRLVLIACAQAQKPLVLKAFGIQDLSYSTFVSVARMTYSVFAVFYQRGE